The Streptomyces europaeiscabiei genome window below encodes:
- a CDS encoding M50 family metallopeptidase, protein MESTAVTSLASLWDEVFGTQPDPDLWVVIATAVAALAAIVPHGVWRLSRNAITIAHEGGHGLIALLTGRTLTGIRLHSDTSGLTVSRGKPTGLGMILTAAAGYTAPPLLGLGGAALLGSGRITLLLWLATILLIAMLVMIRNAYGALTVVLTGGTFVVVSWLAGPQVQAAFAYAVVWFLLLGGVRPAFELQAKRRRGGAGDSDADQLSRLTHVPATVWLVMFHVVSVCALLGGGRWLLSL, encoded by the coding sequence ATGGAAAGCACCGCAGTCACCTCGCTGGCGAGCCTGTGGGACGAGGTCTTCGGCACTCAGCCGGACCCCGACCTCTGGGTCGTCATAGCCACCGCCGTCGCCGCGCTCGCGGCGATCGTCCCGCACGGCGTCTGGCGGCTCTCGCGCAACGCCATCACCATCGCGCACGAGGGCGGCCACGGTCTGATCGCGCTGCTCACCGGTCGTACCCTGACCGGCATCCGGCTGCACTCCGACACCAGCGGCCTCACGGTCAGCCGAGGCAAGCCCACCGGCCTCGGCATGATCCTCACCGCCGCCGCCGGCTACACCGCTCCCCCGCTCCTCGGCCTCGGCGGCGCCGCCCTACTCGGCTCCGGCCGCATCACCCTCCTCCTCTGGCTCGCCACGATCCTGCTGATCGCCATGCTGGTCATGATCCGCAACGCCTACGGCGCCCTCACGGTCGTCCTCACCGGCGGCACCTTCGTGGTCGTCTCCTGGCTGGCAGGCCCCCAGGTCCAGGCCGCCTTCGCCTACGCGGTGGTCTGGTTCCTGCTGCTGGGGGGCGTGCGCCCGGCGTTCGAACTCCAGGCGAAGCGCCGCCGGGGAGGCGCCGGCGACTCGGACGCGGACCAACTGTCCCGCCTGACCCACGTACCGGCGACGGTATGGCTCGTGATGTTCCACGTGGTGTCGGTCTGCGCTCTGCTCGGCGGTGGCCGCTGGCTGCTGAGCCTGTGA
- a CDS encoding transposase, which translates to MLAEIGGDPARFADTRGLKAYAGAAPITRASENSRYAGRRRLKNNRLHDAGFLWPSRLWNRVRRSERSLPVPGTAVAGMLAHSGTLQPHARRAPPPSQDSHPVR; encoded by the coding sequence ATCCTCGCCGAAATTGGCGGCGACCCAGCTCGGTTCGCAGACACGCGAGGACTGAAGGCGTACGCGGGAGCGGCACCGATCACCCGAGCGTCCGAGAACAGCCGCTACGCCGGCAGAAGGCGGCTCAAGAACAACCGCCTGCATGATGCCGGATTCCTCTGGCCTTCTCGGCTCTGGAACCGCGTCCGGCGGAGCGAACGCTCACTACCGGTGCCGGGAACAGCGGTGGCTGGCATGCTGGCGCACTCCGGAACTCTTCAACCGCATGCTCGGCGGGCTCCACCACCGTCTCAAGACTCGCACCCTGTTCGATGA
- a CDS encoding LysR family transcriptional regulator has product MRLDLNLLLVIEAVMLERNVTRAANSLSMSQPAVSNALRRARKLMQDQLFLRAPDGVQPTSRMLAIWPELHRSLATIRSSIAPQHFDPRTDPTGFRLSVTDSLAAEAVCGITLKLRETSPYARVAFAFHTNASSLDAIERGTLDCSVGMFPALPRDIHVRVLRTEHYMCVMRRGHLLARDMTLDQFASADHVLVTPSGMDLGVIDGWLGLQGRTRTIMAVVNHFADALRIVEESDLLTCVPNGFIDGHGQSLIKQHELEIRPLPFEAEKLSYKLIWHERLHNHPAHQWFRSLVSDFCGPPTVSPE; this is encoded by the coding sequence ATGCGCCTCGATCTCAACCTGCTCCTGGTCATCGAAGCCGTGATGCTGGAGCGGAACGTGACGCGCGCTGCGAACAGCCTGTCGATGAGCCAGCCGGCCGTCAGCAACGCGCTTCGGCGTGCCCGCAAGCTGATGCAGGACCAGTTGTTCCTCAGGGCCCCCGACGGCGTTCAGCCGACGTCGCGGATGCTGGCCATCTGGCCCGAGCTCCATCGTTCACTGGCGACGATCAGGTCCTCGATCGCGCCCCAGCACTTCGATCCCCGTACGGATCCGACCGGTTTCCGTCTCTCGGTCACGGACAGCCTCGCGGCCGAAGCGGTGTGCGGTATCACGCTGAAACTGAGGGAGACCTCGCCCTATGCCCGCGTCGCTTTCGCGTTCCACACCAACGCCAGCTCGCTGGACGCGATCGAACGCGGCACATTGGACTGCTCGGTCGGGATGTTTCCCGCGCTTCCTCGCGACATCCACGTGCGGGTTCTTCGCACAGAGCACTACATGTGCGTGATGCGCCGCGGACACCTGTTGGCGCGGGACATGACGTTGGATCAGTTTGCCTCGGCAGACCACGTGTTGGTGACACCGTCCGGTATGGATCTGGGTGTGATCGACGGCTGGCTCGGCCTGCAGGGTCGTACCCGGACGATCATGGCCGTCGTCAACCACTTCGCCGACGCTTTGCGGATCGTCGAGGAAAGCGACCTGTTGACGTGTGTGCCGAACGGTTTCATCGACGGGCATGGCCAATCACTCATCAAGCAGCACGAGTTGGAAATCCGCCCGTTGCCCTTCGAAGCCGAGAAGCTGAGCTACAAACTCATTTGGCACGAGCGGCTGCACAACCACCCCGCTCACCAGTGGTTCCGCTCGCTCGTCAGTGATTTCTGCGGACCGCCGACCGTCAGTCCAGAATGA
- a CDS encoding RraA family protein — MLPKLTGKISPERIRLMRTPRPPQGLIEGFKRITDATSVVSDIMDELGITGAIGTSVLRPTLPTASIVGPALTVRNIVQREPVHETAPGHVNRMAEFEAHNLALPGDIVVIDGVAGISNMGGISAQTGKRQGEAGAVISGGIRDVGHSRRVDYPIWATEITPVTGKWRIETVEINGDVEIAGVRVSPGDIVIADETGVCFIPIARAAEVLERALAKATFEEQKCAAIDAGMSVADLPTNA; from the coding sequence GTGCTACCGAAGCTGACCGGAAAGATCAGTCCGGAGCGCATTCGTCTGATGCGCACCCCACGGCCGCCACAGGGCCTGATCGAGGGGTTCAAGCGCATCACCGACGCGACCAGCGTCGTCTCCGACATCATGGACGAGCTGGGGATCACCGGAGCGATCGGCACCTCGGTTCTCAGGCCGACCCTGCCGACCGCAAGCATCGTCGGACCGGCGCTCACGGTGCGCAACATCGTGCAGCGTGAGCCGGTTCATGAAACGGCGCCCGGCCATGTGAATCGCATGGCGGAGTTCGAGGCGCACAACCTGGCCCTGCCCGGCGACATCGTTGTGATCGACGGTGTCGCAGGCATCTCGAACATGGGCGGGATTTCGGCGCAGACCGGAAAGCGGCAAGGTGAAGCCGGCGCCGTCATCTCCGGCGGAATCCGCGATGTCGGCCATTCCCGGCGGGTGGACTATCCGATCTGGGCCACGGAGATCACCCCGGTGACGGGCAAGTGGCGCATCGAGACGGTGGAGATCAACGGCGACGTCGAGATCGCCGGTGTGCGCGTCTCGCCCGGTGACATCGTCATCGCGGACGAGACCGGTGTGTGTTTCATCCCGATCGCCAGGGCGGCGGAGGTGCTGGAGCGGGCTCTGGCGAAGGCCACCTTCGAGGAGCAGAAGTGCGCGGCGATCGACGCCGGCATGTCCGTAGCCGATCTCCCGACGAATGCGTGA
- a CDS encoding D-2-hydroxyacid dehydrogenase family protein, whose amino-acid sequence MTDSTRRLRVSVLDDYQDVVRTLDCFSKLHGHDVMIWNDSVADVDVLAERLADADVLVLLRERTKIDEALLSRLPNLKLISQNGHIPHIDLDACTRHGVVVASALTSRPSYPTVEFTWGLILAGMRNIPLESTALREGRWQSTVGLGLRGRTLGIYGFGRLGSMVARIGVAFGMELLVWGREGSLDRAKAEGFAVAESRQAFFAQSDVLSLHLRLNEATTGLIGPQDLALMKPTALLVNTSRAELIKPGALAEALQAGRPGKAAVDVFEREPLTDPNDPLLRLPNALCTPHLGFVERDNYEFAYGNAFDQIVAFAEGAPSNVHNPDVLKKDHVR is encoded by the coding sequence ATGACCGACTCCACCCGGAGACTGCGTGTCTCCGTCCTCGACGACTACCAGGACGTCGTCCGCACCCTCGACTGCTTCAGCAAGTTGCACGGCCATGACGTCATGATCTGGAACGACTCCGTGGCCGACGTGGACGTGCTGGCCGAGCGCCTGGCCGACGCCGACGTACTGGTCCTTCTGCGCGAGCGCACCAAGATCGACGAAGCGCTGCTCAGCCGTCTGCCGAACCTCAAGCTCATCAGCCAGAACGGCCACATCCCGCACATCGACCTCGACGCCTGCACGCGGCACGGCGTGGTCGTGGCCTCGGCCCTGACCTCCCGTCCGTCCTACCCCACCGTGGAGTTCACCTGGGGTCTGATCCTGGCCGGGATGCGCAACATCCCGCTGGAGAGCACAGCGCTGCGCGAGGGCCGCTGGCAGAGCACCGTCGGGCTGGGGCTGCGTGGCCGGACGCTGGGCATCTACGGCTTCGGTCGGCTCGGCTCGATGGTGGCGCGGATCGGTGTGGCGTTCGGGATGGAGCTGCTGGTCTGGGGCCGGGAGGGCTCCCTGGACCGGGCGAAGGCCGAGGGCTTCGCGGTCGCGGAGAGCAGGCAGGCCTTCTTCGCACAGTCGGATGTGCTCAGCCTGCACCTGCGCCTGAACGAGGCGACCACCGGCCTGATCGGTCCGCAGGACCTCGCCCTCATGAAGCCGACCGCGCTGTTGGTGAACACCAGCCGGGCGGAGCTGATCAAGCCCGGAGCGCTGGCCGAGGCGCTGCAAGCCGGCCGGCCCGGTAAGGCGGCGGTCGACGTGTTCGAGCGCGAGCCGCTGACCGACCCGAACGATCCCCTGCTTCGGCTCCCGAACGCCCTGTGCACGCCGCACCTCGGCTTCGTCGAGCGCGACAACTACGAGTTCGCCTACGGCAACGCCTTCGACCAGATCGTGGCGTTCGCCGAGGGCGCCCCGAGCAACGTCCACAACCCCGATGTGCTGAAAAAGGACCACGTGCGATGA
- a CDS encoding SDR family oxidoreductase — MNLELDGEVVLITGGSKGIGLACARAFGREGARVVIVSRSKDNLSAAREVLAEDGIEVTTFSADLSDAAPAQRAVIATEEQVGPIGVLVNSAGGAKRVPPAELTPEKWRTAMDAKFFTYMNVMDHVLPRMVERKAGSVVNIIGTGGKVASPMHAPGGAANAALMLASAALAAAWGPAGVRVNVINPGATMTDRVQMSLDTESRMTGKPPEELLRRNQERIPLGRYAAPEEVADAVLFLSSARASYVTGASLTMDGALTPLVV; from the coding sequence ATGAACCTTGAGCTCGATGGAGAAGTCGTCCTGATCACCGGCGGGAGCAAGGGCATCGGCCTGGCCTGTGCCCGCGCCTTCGGCCGGGAGGGCGCCCGCGTGGTCATCGTGTCGCGCAGCAAGGACAACCTGTCCGCCGCCCGGGAAGTCCTCGCGGAGGACGGCATCGAGGTCACTACGTTCTCGGCCGATCTGTCCGATGCGGCGCCGGCACAACGGGCGGTCATCGCGACCGAGGAGCAGGTCGGACCGATCGGCGTGCTGGTCAACTCGGCCGGCGGCGCCAAGCGCGTGCCCCCGGCCGAGCTGACGCCGGAGAAGTGGCGCACCGCGATGGACGCGAAGTTCTTCACCTACATGAACGTCATGGACCACGTGCTGCCGCGCATGGTGGAGCGGAAGGCCGGCTCGGTCGTCAACATCATCGGCACCGGCGGGAAGGTCGCCTCGCCGATGCACGCCCCCGGGGGTGCGGCGAACGCGGCGCTGATGCTGGCTTCCGCGGCGCTGGCCGCGGCCTGGGGGCCCGCCGGTGTCCGCGTCAACGTCATCAACCCGGGAGCGACCATGACCGACCGGGTGCAGATGTCCCTGGACACGGAGTCGCGCATGACCGGAAAGCCGCCTGAGGAGCTGCTGCGCCGCAACCAGGAGCGCATCCCGCTCGGGCGGTACGCCGCTCCGGAGGAGGTCGCCGACGCGGTGCTGTTCCTCTCCAGCGCCCGTGCGTCCTACGTGACCGGCGCGTCGCTGACCATGGACGGCGCGCTTACGCCGCTCGTCGTGTGA
- a CDS encoding MFS transporter, whose product MFSWYRELTKRERNTFWGCFAGWAVDAMDAQLFSFVLPVLITAWGLTTAEAGYLATATLLSAAIGGWACGYLADRWGRARVMQFTILWFAVFTFIAGFAQNFEQLIVVRVLQGLGFGGEWAAGAVLMGEIIRPAHRGKAVGSVQSGFGIGWSMASIIAGVVLAHVPSEYNWRVLLMIGVLPGLLVLWLRRTIEEPELYKQTRAAITAGGRGPGLGAIFKPGVRGVTIKASLLAFGVVGVGGAIVNWLPTFMKTVRELSPSASGYYLFLVTGGSFFGFLASAYLADVLGRRRTFQLFLACSWLVTIGYMFLPLSGWGLVLMGVPFGFFTIGNYATLGPFFTELFPTAIRGSGQSFAYNFGKAAGALAVTCIGILAQYITLAEAIGLIALLGYSVAIVITLLLPETKGMDLKPGVDAMPASATPSESPAV is encoded by the coding sequence ATGTTCTCCTGGTACCGCGAGCTCACCAAACGGGAGCGCAACACATTCTGGGGATGCTTCGCCGGATGGGCGGTCGACGCGATGGACGCGCAGCTCTTCAGCTTCGTGCTCCCCGTGCTCATCACCGCCTGGGGCCTGACGACGGCGGAAGCCGGCTACCTGGCCACGGCGACGCTCCTGTCGGCGGCCATCGGCGGCTGGGCCTGTGGCTATCTGGCGGACCGCTGGGGCCGCGCCCGCGTCATGCAGTTCACGATCCTCTGGTTCGCGGTGTTCACGTTCATCGCGGGCTTCGCACAGAACTTCGAGCAGCTCATTGTCGTGCGTGTGCTGCAGGGGCTCGGCTTCGGCGGCGAGTGGGCCGCCGGCGCGGTGCTGATGGGCGAGATCATCCGTCCCGCCCACCGCGGTAAGGCGGTGGGCTCCGTCCAGAGCGGCTTCGGCATCGGCTGGAGCATGGCCTCGATCATCGCCGGTGTGGTCCTCGCCCACGTGCCGTCGGAGTACAACTGGCGGGTTCTGCTGATGATCGGGGTGCTGCCCGGCCTGCTGGTGCTGTGGCTGCGGCGCACCATCGAGGAGCCGGAGCTGTACAAGCAGACGCGCGCCGCCATCACGGCCGGAGGCCGCGGCCCCGGCCTCGGGGCGATCTTCAAACCGGGTGTGCGGGGCGTCACCATCAAGGCGTCGCTGCTGGCGTTCGGAGTGGTCGGCGTCGGCGGGGCGATCGTCAACTGGCTGCCGACGTTCATGAAGACGGTCCGCGAGCTGTCGCCCAGCGCGTCCGGCTACTACCTGTTCCTGGTGACCGGCGGTTCCTTCTTCGGCTTCCTGGCGAGCGCCTATCTCGCCGACGTCCTCGGCCGTCGACGTACGTTCCAGCTGTTCCTGGCCTGCTCCTGGCTGGTGACCATCGGTTACATGTTCCTGCCGCTGTCCGGGTGGGGGCTGGTCCTCATGGGTGTGCCGTTCGGCTTCTTCACGATCGGCAACTACGCCACGCTGGGCCCGTTCTTCACGGAGCTGTTCCCCACCGCGATCCGTGGCAGCGGGCAGAGCTTCGCCTACAACTTCGGCAAGGCGGCCGGCGCCCTCGCGGTCACCTGCATCGGCATCCTCGCCCAGTACATCACCCTGGCCGAGGCCATCGGACTGATCGCACTGCTCGGTTACAGCGTCGCGATCGTCATCACCCTGCTGCTCCCCGAGACGAAGGGCATGGACCTCAAACCGGGTGTCGATGCGATGCCCGCAAGCGCGACACCCAGCGAGTCCCCAGCCGTGTAG
- a CDS encoding CoA-acylating methylmalonate-semialdehyde dehydrogenase, which translates to MVAHITHWIGGQPWSGAAERAGDIHDPATGRITGRVDFASAAEVDQSVAAAVDAFQDWRRTSVAKRVQVLFAFRELLNARRGELAAIIVAEHGKVHSDALAEVARGIEVVEYACGIPQLLQGGFTEQASTGVDVHSVRQPLGPVVIISPFNFPVMVPMWFFPLAIAAGNTVVLKPSEKDPSAANWLAALWKEAGLPDGVFNVVHGDKAAVDRLLEHPGIKSVSFVGSTPIAQYVYETGTRHGKRVQALGGAKNHMLVLPDADLDLAADAAVNAGFGAAGERCMAVSVLVAVDPVGDELVAKIKDRMAGLRVGPGCAPASEMGPLVTGAHRDRVTSYLEAGVADGADLTVDGREHPIATEAPDGRNTADGFWLGPTLFDHVKPGMAVYDDEIFGPVLSVVRVGSYDEGIELINANPYGNGTALFTNDGGAARRFRYEVEVGMVGINVPIPVPVAYYSFGGWKASLFGDTHAYGEDGVKFFTRTKAVTQRWLDPSHRGINLGFPTSD; encoded by the coding sequence ATGGTCGCCCACATCACGCACTGGATCGGCGGACAGCCGTGGAGCGGCGCCGCCGAGCGCGCCGGGGACATCCATGACCCGGCGACCGGCAGGATCACTGGCCGTGTGGACTTCGCGTCGGCCGCCGAGGTCGACCAGTCCGTGGCCGCCGCCGTCGACGCGTTTCAGGACTGGCGCCGGACATCGGTCGCCAAGCGCGTACAAGTTCTATTCGCTTTCCGGGAGTTGCTCAACGCCCGGCGCGGCGAGCTGGCCGCGATCATCGTCGCCGAGCACGGCAAGGTGCATTCCGACGCGCTCGCCGAGGTGGCCCGCGGCATCGAGGTCGTCGAGTACGCCTGCGGCATCCCGCAGCTGCTCCAGGGCGGCTTCACCGAGCAGGCGTCCACCGGCGTCGACGTCCACTCCGTGCGCCAGCCGCTCGGCCCGGTCGTGATCATCTCGCCGTTCAACTTCCCCGTCATGGTGCCGATGTGGTTCTTCCCCCTCGCGATCGCTGCCGGCAACACCGTCGTCCTCAAGCCGTCGGAGAAGGACCCGTCGGCCGCCAACTGGCTGGCCGCCCTGTGGAAGGAGGCCGGACTGCCGGACGGTGTGTTCAACGTCGTACACGGCGACAAGGCGGCCGTCGACCGGCTGCTGGAACACCCCGGCATCAAGTCCGTGTCCTTCGTCGGCTCCACCCCCATTGCCCAGTACGTCTACGAGACAGGTACCCGGCACGGCAAGCGGGTGCAGGCCCTCGGTGGAGCCAAGAACCACATGCTGGTGCTCCCCGACGCGGACCTCGACCTGGCCGCCGACGCCGCCGTCAACGCGGGCTTCGGCGCGGCCGGCGAGCGCTGCATGGCCGTGTCCGTCCTGGTGGCCGTCGACCCGGTCGGCGACGAACTGGTCGCGAAGATCAAGGACCGGATGGCGGGACTGAGGGTCGGCCCCGGCTGCGCGCCCGCCTCCGAGATGGGCCCGCTGGTCACCGGCGCGCATCGGGACCGGGTGACGTCGTACCTGGAAGCGGGCGTGGCCGACGGCGCAGATCTGACGGTCGACGGCCGCGAGCACCCGATCGCAACCGAGGCCCCCGACGGCCGCAACACCGCGGACGGCTTCTGGCTGGGCCCCACGCTCTTCGACCACGTCAAGCCCGGCATGGCCGTCTACGACGACGAGATCTTCGGCCCGGTGCTGTCCGTCGTCCGGGTCGGCTCGTACGACGAGGGCATCGAGCTGATCAACGCCAATCCGTACGGCAACGGCACGGCGCTGTTCACCAACGACGGCGGCGCCGCCCGCCGCTTCCGGTACGAGGTCGAGGTCGGCATGGTCGGCATCAACGTGCCCATCCCGGTGCCGGTCGCCTACTACTCCTTCGGCGGCTGGAAGGCGTCGCTGTTCGGCGACACCCACGCCTACGGCGAGGACGGCGTGAAGTTCTTCACCCGTACCAAGGCTGTCACCCAGCGCTGGCTCGACCCGTCGCACAGGGGAATCAACCTCGGCTTTCCTACGAGCGATTGA
- a CDS encoding Re/Si-specific NAD(P)(+) transhydrogenase subunit alpha, giving the protein MAAAEAEPESQRIGVPAESTAGETRVAATPATVSRLVALGYHVVVEPGAGEFARFSDAAYEEAGARLGDPWAAEIVLKVNGPSSEEIGRLRDGATLIALIGPALNPELVEELARRPVTVLAMDAVPRISRAQALDVLSSMANIAGYRAVVEAAHAFGRFFTGQVTAAGKVPPAKVLVAGAGVAGLAAIGAARSLGAVVRATDPRPEVAEQVRSLGGEFLAVRPEQAEQEAGGDGYAKATSDDYNRLAARLYAEQAADVDIVITTALIPGRPAPKLFTAEDVACMKPGSVIVDMAAAQGGNVEGTVAGKAVVTDNDVTIIGYTDLPGRLPTQASQLYGTNLVNLMKLLTPAKDGRLVLDFDDVVQRSMTVVRGGEKTWPPPPVQVSATPAATPAQGPEPAAVAAPAKPVRSARSGYILVGAGALVLFLVTAFSPSELIGHFTVFVLAIVIGFYVIGQVHHALHTPLMSVTNAISGIVVVGALLQIGHGNTAVTVLSFAAILLASINIFGGFAVTRRMLGMFSKG; this is encoded by the coding sequence ATGGCCGCTGCGGAAGCGGAACCGGAATCCCAGCGGATAGGCGTACCCGCCGAGTCCACCGCGGGGGAGACCAGGGTGGCGGCGACACCGGCCACAGTGAGCCGACTTGTCGCGCTGGGGTACCACGTGGTCGTCGAACCGGGAGCGGGCGAGTTCGCCCGCTTCTCCGACGCCGCCTATGAGGAGGCGGGAGCCCGGCTCGGCGACCCCTGGGCGGCCGAGATCGTCCTGAAGGTCAACGGCCCGTCGAGCGAGGAGATCGGCCGGCTGCGCGACGGCGCGACTCTGATCGCGCTCATCGGCCCCGCGCTGAACCCGGAACTGGTCGAGGAACTGGCGCGACGGCCGGTCACCGTGCTCGCCATGGACGCCGTCCCGCGCATCTCGCGCGCCCAGGCCCTGGACGTCCTCAGTTCGATGGCGAACATCGCCGGGTACCGGGCCGTGGTCGAGGCCGCCCACGCCTTCGGCCGCTTCTTCACCGGCCAGGTGACCGCCGCCGGCAAGGTGCCGCCCGCCAAGGTCCTGGTGGCCGGTGCCGGCGTGGCGGGGCTCGCGGCTATCGGCGCGGCGCGCAGCCTGGGCGCCGTGGTCCGCGCCACCGACCCCCGGCCGGAGGTCGCCGAGCAGGTGCGCTCCCTGGGCGGGGAGTTCCTCGCGGTGCGGCCCGAACAGGCCGAACAGGAGGCCGGCGGCGACGGTTACGCCAAGGCCACCTCGGACGACTACAACCGGCTCGCCGCGCGGCTCTACGCCGAACAAGCTGCCGACGTAGACATCGTCATCACCACCGCGCTCATCCCCGGCAGACCGGCTCCGAAGCTGTTCACCGCCGAGGACGTTGCGTGTATGAAGCCCGGCAGCGTGATCGTCGACATGGCGGCGGCGCAGGGCGGTAACGTCGAGGGAACGGTCGCCGGAAAGGCGGTCGTCACCGACAACGACGTGACGATCATCGGCTACACCGACCTGCCCGGCAGACTCCCGACCCAGGCGTCACAGCTGTACGGCACCAACCTCGTCAACCTGATGAAGCTGCTCACCCCCGCCAAGGACGGCCGACTCGTCCTCGACTTCGACGACGTGGTGCAGCGGTCGATGACCGTGGTCCGCGGCGGCGAGAAGACCTGGCCGCCGCCGCCCGTGCAGGTGTCCGCCACGCCCGCGGCCACCCCGGCCCAGGGCCCGGAACCCGCCGCGGTCGCCGCCCCGGCGAAGCCCGTACGCTCCGCGCGGTCGGGATACATCCTCGTCGGCGCGGGAGCGCTCGTGCTCTTCCTGGTGACCGCCTTCTCGCCGAGCGAACTCATCGGCCACTTCACGGTCTTCGTCCTGGCGATCGTCATCGGCTTCTACGTCATCGGCCAGGTGCACCACGCGCTGCACACCCCGTTGATGTCGGTCACCAACGCGATCTCCGGGATCGTCGTGGTCGGCGCGCTGCTGCAGATCGGGCACGGGAACACCGCTGTCACCGTGCTGTCGTTCGCCGCGATCCTGCTGGCGAGCATCAACATCTTCGGCGGATTCGCCGTCACCCGCCGCATGCTCGGCATGTTCTCGAAGGGCTGA
- the pntB gene encoding Re/Si-specific NAD(P)(+) transhydrogenase subunit beta, with protein MTTTTAAEAAHVVAALLFILSLAGLSLHRTSRSGVVWGIAGMVIALTATIGLASRSITALGLVLIAVATAVGAGIGLWRARVVEMTGMPELIAIMHSLVGLAAAFVGWNGYLDVEAGGHSGQEITGSLLGIHHAEVVIGVFIGAVTFTGSVVAYLKLSARIDSRPLVLPGKHVLNLGALAAFAVLTVAFVARPHTGLLIAVTVVALALGAHLVASIGGGDMPVVVSMLNSYSGWAAAASGFLLANNLLIVTGALVGSSGAYLSYIMCKAMNRSFLSVIAGGFGAQAVASGDSDHGEHREISAEDTAELLRDASSVIITPGYGMAVAQAQYPVAELARKLRERGIEVRFGIHPVAGRLPGHMNVLLAEANVPYDVVLEMDEINDDFAATSVVLVIGANDTVNPSAAEDPASPIAGMPVLHVWEAAQIVVFKRSMAAGYAGVQNPLFFRENSQMLFGDAKQRVEDILRSLDATDAPAPVMVGANR; from the coding sequence ATGACCACCACCACGGCTGCAGAGGCCGCCCATGTAGTCGCCGCGCTGCTGTTCATCCTCAGCCTCGCCGGACTCTCGCTACACCGCACCTCCCGCTCGGGAGTCGTCTGGGGCATCGCGGGCATGGTCATCGCGCTGACCGCCACCATCGGCCTCGCCTCCCGGAGCATCACCGCCCTCGGTCTCGTGCTGATCGCCGTCGCCACCGCCGTCGGCGCGGGCATCGGACTGTGGCGTGCCCGGGTGGTCGAGATGACCGGCATGCCGGAGCTGATCGCCATCATGCACAGCCTCGTCGGCCTCGCCGCCGCGTTCGTCGGCTGGAACGGCTACCTCGACGTCGAAGCCGGGGGCCACTCCGGGCAAGAGATCACCGGCTCGCTGCTGGGCATCCACCACGCCGAGGTCGTCATCGGCGTGTTCATCGGTGCCGTCACCTTCACCGGTTCGGTCGTCGCCTACCTGAAGCTGTCGGCGCGGATCGATTCCCGCCCGCTCGTGCTCCCCGGCAAGCACGTCCTCAACCTCGGCGCGCTGGCCGCGTTCGCCGTACTCACCGTCGCATTCGTCGCCCGCCCCCACACGGGACTGCTCATCGCGGTCACCGTGGTGGCGCTCGCCCTCGGCGCGCACCTGGTCGCCTCCATCGGCGGCGGGGACATGCCGGTGGTCGTCTCCATGCTCAACAGCTACTCCGGCTGGGCCGCCGCGGCCTCCGGTTTCCTCCTCGCCAACAACCTGCTCATCGTCACCGGCGCGCTGGTCGGCTCCTCCGGCGCCTACCTCTCATACATCATGTGCAAGGCGATGAACCGTTCCTTCCTCTCGGTGATCGCGGGCGGCTTCGGGGCCCAGGCGGTGGCGAGCGGCGACAGCGACCACGGTGAGCACCGGGAGATCAGCGCCGAGGACACGGCGGAACTGCTGCGCGACGCCTCCTCGGTGATCATCACGCCCGGCTACGGCATGGCGGTCGCCCAGGCCCAATACCCGGTCGCGGAGTTGGCGCGCAAGCTGCGCGAGCGCGGCATCGAGGTGCGCTTCGGCATCCACCCGGTCGCCGGACGGCTGCCCGGTCATATGAACGTGCTGCTCGCCGAGGCCAACGTGCCGTACGACGTCGTCCTGGAGATGGACGAGATCAACGACGACTTCGCCGCCACCTCGGTCGTCCTGGTCATCGGCGCCAACGACACCGTCAACCCGTCCGCCGCCGAGGACCCGGCCAGTCCCATCGCCGGGATGCCGGTGCTGCACGTGTGGGAGGCGGCGCAGATCGTCGTCTTCAAACGCTCCATGGCCGCCGGGTACGCGGGCGTGCAGAACCCGCTCTTCTTCCGGGAGAACAGTCAGATGCTCTTCGGTGACGCCAAGCAGCGAGTGGAGGACATCCTGCGCAGCCTCGACGCCACCGACGCGCCGGCCCCGGTCATGGTCGGTGCGAACCGCTGA